One region of Atribacterota bacterium genomic DNA includes:
- the hydF gene encoding [FeFe] hydrogenase H-cluster maturation GTPase HydF: METTPRSIRPHIGIFGRRNVGKSSLINALTDQEVAIVSDVPGTTTDPVFKAIELLPFGPVVIVDTAGLDDVGFLGELRKKKSLEILHRCDVVLLVWDNHTDFALEKELLQILNQEQILVIGVHNKIDQNHENSLNLPFSIPVFRTSTLNREGIKELKTAIVDLLQKVYQEKPLVRDLIKPGDLVVLVVPIDLGAPKGRLILPQVQTIRDILDAEGIALVVKERELVESLQKLNGTPKLVITDSQVFHKVSGAIPPNVFLTSFSILFARYKGDLLTFVEGVKAIEQLRPFDRVLIAEACSHHPLPDDIGRVKIPRWVQQRLGVRLQFDVVAGPNLPDDLSQYKLIIHCGGCMINQKGMLYRLRRAKESHVPITNYGVLIAHLQGILPRVIEVFPEVQNTKKEAHSPEVYRSIGGRWSL, from the coding sequence ATTGAAACAACACCGCGTAGTATTAGGCCACATATTGGGATTTTTGGTCGCAGAAATGTGGGGAAATCATCGCTCATCAACGCCCTGACCGACCAAGAAGTAGCGATTGTATCTGATGTACCTGGTACCACCACCGACCCTGTTTTTAAAGCCATTGAGCTTTTGCCCTTTGGGCCAGTGGTGATTGTGGATACAGCTGGGCTCGACGACGTCGGCTTTCTGGGGGAGTTACGGAAGAAAAAATCACTGGAAATTCTTCATCGGTGCGATGTGGTACTCCTGGTGTGGGACAACCACACCGACTTTGCTCTGGAAAAAGAGCTTCTGCAGATTCTCAACCAAGAACAGATCCTTGTGATTGGAGTCCATAATAAAATCGACCAGAATCATGAAAATTCCCTCAACCTCCCTTTTTCCATTCCAGTTTTTCGTACCAGCACCCTGAATCGGGAGGGAATAAAAGAACTCAAAACTGCTATCGTTGATCTGCTGCAAAAGGTTTACCAGGAAAAACCACTGGTCAGAGACCTTATCAAACCGGGGGACCTGGTCGTTCTGGTCGTACCAATTGATTTGGGAGCTCCTAAGGGGCGTCTGATTCTACCGCAAGTGCAGACCATCCGTGATATTCTCGACGCTGAGGGAATAGCTCTTGTGGTCAAAGAGCGAGAGCTGGTAGAAAGTTTGCAGAAATTGAATGGAACTCCCAAACTGGTTATCACTGACTCTCAGGTCTTTCATAAGGTTTCTGGAGCGATACCACCAAATGTCTTCCTCACCAGTTTTTCCATTCTTTTTGCCCGCTACAAGGGAGATCTCCTTACTTTTGTGGAAGGAGTGAAAGCCATCGAACAATTGCGACCCTTCGATCGGGTTCTCATTGCCGAGGCCTGTTCCCATCATCCTCTTCCTGACGACATTGGCAGGGTTAAAATCCCCCGGTGGGTACAGCAGAGATTGGGCGTGCGTCTCCAATTTGATGTGGTGGCGGGACCAAATCTTCCGGATGACCTATCCCAATATAAACTCATCATCCACTGTGGAGGTTGCATGATCAATCAAAAAGGGATGCTTTATCGTTTACGCCGAGCCAAAGAAAGCCACGTGCCCATTACCAATTATGGCGTCCTCATTGCCCACCTCCAGGGTATTCTTCCTCGGGTTATTGAAGTATTTCCTGAAGTACAAAATACCAAAAAGGAAGCTCATTCCCCAGAAGTTTACCGGAGTATAGGTGGACGATGGTCTCTTTAA
- a CDS encoding MgtC/SapB family protein, producing MEINLLTNEYTHFIVRLLAAFFAGGLIGWQRELAEKPAGLRTHILVCVGSALITLISIFAFEKMGSDPARITAQIVSGIGFLGAGTIFRYGPSVTGLTTAASLWAVSGIGIALGSGLFFAGFVSAGLIFVTLWLLEYLEERFIKKGVLVLRLSILNQPGVLGQIGTKLGELGVNIEKIRLREEKGGRMDCRLQIVLSPSQTVTQLISVFQEIETVKEVEIL from the coding sequence ATGGAGATTAACCTTTTGACCAACGAATATACCCACTTTATTGTAAGGCTGCTTGCGGCTTTTTTTGCCGGTGGGCTTATCGGATGGCAAAGAGAACTGGCTGAGAAGCCAGCAGGTCTTCGGACTCACATTCTAGTTTGTGTTGGTTCTGCCCTTATTACTCTTATTTCGATCTTCGCGTTTGAGAAGATGGGTTCTGACCCAGCCCGCATCACCGCTCAAATTGTAAGCGGTATTGGATTTCTGGGAGCAGGTACGATCTTTCGATACGGTCCATCGGTAACCGGTCTTACTACAGCAGCCAGCCTCTGGGCGGTGAGTGGTATTGGGATTGCTCTGGGCTCAGGATTGTTTTTCGCTGGTTTCGTCAGCGCCGGTCTTATCTTTGTGACGCTCTGGCTTCTTGAATATCTTGAGGAAAGGTTTATCAAAAAAGGAGTTCTGGTACTTCGACTTTCCATTCTGAACCAGCCAGGTGTGCTGGGCCAAATTGGAACAAAGTTAGGTGAGCTAGGCGTTAACATTGAAAAAATAAGGCTTCGGGAGGAAAAAGGAGGGCGTATGGACTGCAGGTTGCAGATTGTTCTGTCTCCTTCACAGACCGTGACGCAGTTAATTTCTGTATTTCAGGAGATAGAAACTGTGAAGGAAGTGGAAATACTCTAA
- a CDS encoding aspartate ammonia-lyase — translation MKEDNFRIERDFLGEKKIPAGRYWGIHTARARENFPLFIPPPCSLIRAFFAVKWACTKANLDVGLIEEDIAQAILKACQEGLKGQFDTEVGVSIFQGGAGTSLNMNLNEVIANRALEIMGFEKGRYDVVNPFDTVNLSQSTNDVFPTALRVATLWEMEKVEKAIVLLQDVLQKKEFEFAQVIKVGRTELQDAVPITLGMEFGAWAEAIARDRWRIWKSKERIKEVNLGGTAVGTGLNAHPLYTSKAVLYLREITGLPIAHSMNSFENTQNLDVFVEVSGLLKALAVNLRKMVNDLRLLSMGPRAGIGEIILPPLQEGSSIMPGKVNPILCEYLEGISIDVMGKDQALTFACSSGQLELNHLLPFVAFYILSMLEELTVGITVFAEKYVPNIKADISRCQELFDRSFALATHIVPYLGHEKTTALIRECLTENKSLRGILIERGFFTREELEIILSPSEFLKPGIPGWGKLKKNGD, via the coding sequence GTGAAAGAGGATAATTTCCGGATCGAGAGGGATTTTCTGGGAGAGAAAAAAATTCCTGCCGGACGGTACTGGGGAATCCACACCGCACGAGCCCGAGAGAATTTTCCACTTTTCATCCCTCCGCCTTGTTCTCTCATTCGAGCCTTCTTTGCCGTAAAATGGGCTTGTACAAAGGCTAATCTGGATGTTGGTCTTATCGAGGAAGACATAGCTCAAGCAATTCTCAAGGCATGTCAGGAGGGTTTGAAAGGTCAATTCGATACGGAAGTTGGAGTTTCCATTTTTCAGGGTGGAGCAGGTACTTCGCTCAACATGAATCTTAACGAAGTCATTGCCAATAGAGCCCTGGAAATCATGGGATTCGAAAAAGGACGATACGATGTTGTAAACCCATTCGATACGGTAAACCTCAGCCAGTCCACTAATGATGTCTTTCCTACTGCTCTGAGGGTGGCTACCCTCTGGGAAATGGAAAAAGTGGAGAAAGCCATTGTCCTCCTTCAGGATGTCCTTCAGAAAAAGGAGTTTGAATTTGCTCAGGTTATCAAAGTCGGCCGTACCGAGCTCCAAGATGCTGTCCCCATTACCCTGGGTATGGAGTTTGGAGCCTGGGCCGAAGCCATCGCCAGGGATAGGTGGCGGATTTGGAAAAGCAAGGAAAGAATTAAGGAAGTCAACTTAGGTGGTACTGCAGTGGGAACTGGACTCAATGCCCACCCTCTTTATACCAGCAAAGCCGTTTTGTACCTTAGAGAAATCACTGGATTACCTATAGCTCATTCGATGAATTCCTTTGAAAATACCCAGAATCTGGACGTCTTCGTAGAAGTCTCTGGACTCCTCAAAGCTTTGGCGGTGAATTTGCGAAAGATGGTCAATGACTTGCGACTCCTCTCTATGGGACCGAGAGCTGGAATTGGGGAGATCATCCTTCCTCCTCTTCAAGAGGGCTCGTCAATCATGCCAGGCAAAGTAAATCCGATACTCTGTGAATATTTGGAAGGAATCAGTATAGATGTCATGGGAAAAGACCAGGCTCTTACTTTCGCTTGCTCAAGCGGACAATTAGAGCTCAACCATCTTTTGCCATTTGTAGCGTTCTATATCCTCAGTATGCTCGAAGAATTAACCGTAGGGATAACGGTTTTCGCAGAAAAATATGTTCCCAATATCAAGGCCGATATTTCTAGATGCCAGGAACTCTTCGACCGGAGTTTTGCCCTGGCGACCCACATCGTCCCGTACCTTGGACACGAGAAGACCACGGCGCTCATCAGGGAATGCCTGACAGAAAATAAAAGTTTGAGAGGGATACTCATTGAACGGGGTTTCTTTACCAGGGAAGAACTGGAAATAATTCTCTCTCCTTCTGAGTTCTTAAAACCTGGAATACCGGGATGGGGGAAACTGAAAAAAAATGGTGATTGA
- the rbsK gene encoding ribokinase, with translation MPPLQKPRILVIGSLNLDMVLKINRMPEVGENLFARGFSMFPGGKGNNQAIACARLGAWVSMIGKVGDDEFGDRLLLNLEQENVDFHFVTRKPLTHTGLAFIFVDENGENRILVAPGANMELSVEDIDGATELFKSSDFLLLQLEIPKEVVWKSIENAHRYGVRVVLNPAPAQPFPIEILSSDDIITPNKYEAEVLSGIEINSLEKAKEAINTLGKRCKARAVITLGEQGAMAAYEDGKFIYLPPRAIKVEDTTAAGDAFNAGLVMGIGMGKSWLEALKLANTAGAIACTRIGAQSALPHMRDIEKFVEKAGDGEVQIIDGD, from the coding sequence GTGCCACCGTTGCAGAAACCCCGAATCCTGGTTATAGGGAGTCTAAATCTGGACATGGTTTTAAAAATTAACCGGATGCCCGAAGTTGGCGAAAACCTCTTCGCCAGAGGCTTTTCTATGTTCCCTGGAGGGAAGGGAAATAACCAGGCTATTGCCTGTGCGCGCCTTGGAGCATGGGTGAGCATGATTGGCAAAGTAGGAGATGATGAATTTGGAGATCGCTTGCTCCTTAATCTCGAACAGGAAAACGTGGATTTTCATTTCGTCACCCGGAAACCACTAACTCATACCGGCCTGGCTTTCATCTTCGTAGATGAAAACGGTGAAAACCGTATCCTCGTTGCTCCTGGAGCGAACATGGAACTATCGGTGGAGGACATTGACGGGGCTACGGAACTCTTCAAATCTTCCGATTTTCTCCTCCTGCAGCTCGAGATTCCTAAGGAAGTGGTGTGGAAATCGATAGAAAATGCCCACCGGTACGGGGTACGAGTGGTGCTCAATCCTGCACCAGCGCAGCCTTTCCCTATAGAAATTTTGTCTTCAGATGATATAATTACTCCAAATAAATACGAGGCGGAAGTTTTAAGTGGAATAGAAATTAACTCTCTCGAAAAAGCCAAGGAAGCCATCAACACTCTTGGAAAACGTTGCAAGGCGCGAGCTGTGATTACGTTGGGAGAACAAGGAGCCATGGCAGCTTACGAAGACGGGAAATTCATTTATCTTCCCCCGAGAGCGATCAAAGTGGAAGATACCACCGCCGCAGGGGATGCATTTAATGCTGGTCTTGTTATGGGCATTGGAATGGGTAAAAGCTGGCTTGAGGCACTGAAGCTAGCCAATACTGCAGGAGCAATTGCCTGTACGAGAATTGGAGCTCAGAGTGCTCTTCCACACATGCGAGATATTGAAAAATTCGTCGAAAAAGCTGGGGATGGTGAGGTACAGATTATCGATGGAGATTAA
- the hisS gene encoding histidine--tRNA ligase, whose translation MPQLKVPKGTRDILGREIHLWRRIEETVYSVARFFGYQEIRTPVFESTELFARGVGEGTDIVQKEMYTFLDKGGRSLTLRPEGTAPVMRAYLEQRFAVHEPRVKWFYLGPMFRYERPQAGRMRQFHQFGFEAIGFESSACDAEVILIAWTIYEKLGLRKLSLEINSLGCDCCKPAYVEALKNFFQERSDELCSNCQNRLERNPLRILDCKVETCQAVLRSTAFPNLQDFLCGDCRKHQEELLQTLTTLSIPFTVNPYLVRGLDYYTRTAFEVKTGELGAQDAVGGGGRYDNLSQALGDQRVPGVGFAAGMERIVLLLQKEEKNVAPEHFGVYLAPLGKESEKHLLVLSRLLLEHRVPFYTEFADKALKYHLKRAQKVGVRWVIILGEEEIQKSVFLLKDMVSGEQVSLSQEELLKKLQEEISIVENTYLW comes from the coding sequence ATGCCTCAATTAAAAGTCCCTAAAGGAACAAGAGATATTTTGGGTCGTGAAATTCATCTTTGGAGGAGGATTGAAGAAACAGTATATAGTGTAGCTCGGTTCTTTGGATATCAGGAAATTCGAACCCCAGTTTTCGAAAGTACCGAACTCTTTGCTCGAGGGGTAGGAGAAGGAACGGATATCGTTCAGAAAGAGATGTACACCTTTTTGGACAAGGGAGGTAGAAGCCTTACTCTTCGTCCGGAAGGAACTGCGCCGGTAATGAGAGCATACCTGGAACAAAGGTTTGCGGTACATGAACCACGGGTAAAGTGGTTTTACCTGGGACCGATGTTCCGCTATGAACGACCCCAGGCTGGGAGAATGAGGCAATTTCATCAGTTTGGCTTTGAGGCGATTGGTTTCGAAAGCTCAGCCTGTGATGCCGAAGTCATTCTTATTGCCTGGACAATATATGAAAAACTGGGTTTAAGAAAACTTTCTCTGGAAATCAACAGTTTAGGATGTGACTGCTGTAAACCAGCTTACGTTGAGGCACTGAAAAATTTCTTCCAAGAGAGGAGTGACGAGCTCTGCTCCAACTGTCAAAACCGGTTAGAGAGGAATCCTCTGAGGATTCTGGACTGTAAGGTTGAAACCTGCCAGGCAGTTTTGCGGTCGACTGCCTTTCCCAACTTGCAGGATTTTCTCTGTGGCGATTGTCGCAAGCACCAGGAGGAACTCCTTCAAACTTTAACCACTTTGAGTATTCCCTTTACTGTCAACCCTTATCTAGTGCGCGGACTTGATTACTATACAAGAACTGCTTTTGAAGTGAAAACTGGGGAATTGGGTGCTCAGGACGCTGTAGGGGGTGGAGGACGATATGACAATCTCTCCCAAGCCCTGGGGGACCAGAGAGTACCAGGGGTGGGATTCGCCGCAGGTATGGAACGGATTGTGTTACTCCTTCAAAAGGAAGAGAAAAACGTTGCTCCAGAGCATTTTGGGGTGTACCTTGCTCCTCTCGGCAAGGAAAGTGAAAAACACCTTTTGGTCTTGAGCAGGCTCCTGTTAGAGCATAGAGTTCCTTTCTATACGGAATTTGCCGATAAAGCGCTTAAGTACCATCTGAAGAGAGCCCAAAAGGTGGGAGTTCGCTGGGTGATTATACTTGGAGAAGAAGAAATCCAGAAATCTGTCTTTCTTCTCAAGGATATGGTTTCAGGAGAGCAGGTTTCTCTCTCACAGGAAGAACTTTTAAAAAAGTTACAGGAGGAGATTTCCATTGTTGAGAACACATACTTGTGGTGA
- the purH gene encoding bifunctional phosphoribosylaminoimidazolecarboxamide formyltransferase/IMP cyclohydrolase, which produces MIPIHTALVSVSDKSNLDQLARFLSEKGVKIVATGGTARFIRSLGIGVQEVSDLTGFPEILGGRVKTLHPVIEGGILARRGFPSDMTDLVKHNIQPIDLVVCNLYPFEKMVESGEKDLSKVVEEIDIGGITLLRASAKNHRYVVVVSSPTQYQELMEEMEKNNGAFPEEKSLRWAIEAFWKSSLYDSHIAQYLEQLSNHEKRFPEQISIVMRKKTELRYGENPHQRGALYEDCTLDTTGFFRELKILHEDKELSFNNLYDVQAAFSAVREFEEPATVIVKHNNPCGVATAQDLAHAAEMALQCDPVSAFGGIVAFNRNVTLRSAEVFKKLFLEVVIAPSYDDDALEFLQSKKGIRILTAPLKPFSPVDLKKIDGGFLFQDGDRIDCSPENIQVVTEKSPSEEEWKDLLFAFKVAKHVKSNAIVLAKKGQTVGIGAGQMSRIDAMYIAVRKAQGREKGAVLASDAFFPFNDVVEEAGRCEIKAIIQPGGSIRDQDSIDACNRWGISMVFTGVRHFKH; this is translated from the coding sequence ATGATCCCAATACATACTGCCCTGGTGAGTGTTTCTGATAAAAGCAACTTAGACCAACTGGCCCGTTTCCTATCTGAGAAAGGTGTTAAGATCGTCGCCACTGGAGGCACAGCCCGATTTATCCGTAGTCTGGGAATAGGGGTTCAAGAAGTATCAGATCTGACCGGTTTCCCAGAAATTTTAGGAGGACGGGTCAAAACCCTGCATCCGGTCATTGAGGGTGGAATTCTGGCCCGGCGAGGTTTTCCCTCGGACATGACAGACCTGGTCAAACATAACATCCAGCCCATTGACTTGGTGGTGTGTAATCTCTACCCTTTCGAAAAAATGGTGGAAAGTGGAGAAAAGGACCTTTCCAAAGTGGTGGAAGAAATCGATATTGGAGGAATTACCCTCCTACGGGCTTCTGCGAAGAACCATCGCTACGTGGTCGTGGTTTCTTCGCCTACGCAGTATCAAGAATTAATGGAAGAAATGGAAAAGAATAACGGCGCCTTCCCAGAAGAGAAGTCTCTACGATGGGCCATTGAGGCATTTTGGAAGAGTTCGCTCTACGACTCCCATATCGCCCAGTATCTGGAACAATTATCAAACCACGAAAAACGCTTCCCTGAACAAATTTCCATCGTCATGCGCAAGAAAACCGAGCTCCGTTACGGTGAGAATCCTCATCAGAGAGGAGCGCTCTACGAAGACTGTACACTGGATACGACTGGTTTTTTCAGGGAGCTCAAAATCCTCCACGAAGACAAAGAACTCTCTTTCAATAACCTCTACGATGTTCAGGCTGCTTTTTCGGCCGTTCGAGAATTCGAAGAACCGGCTACGGTTATCGTTAAGCACAACAATCCCTGTGGTGTGGCCACTGCTCAGGATTTAGCTCACGCCGCAGAAATGGCACTACAGTGTGACCCCGTCTCGGCGTTTGGAGGTATTGTGGCTTTCAATAGAAATGTCACTTTACGGAGTGCCGAGGTGTTTAAAAAACTTTTTCTGGAGGTGGTTATTGCTCCGTCTTACGACGATGACGCCTTGGAATTCCTCCAAAGTAAAAAGGGAATCCGTATCCTTACGGCACCCCTCAAACCATTTTCCCCCGTTGATTTGAAAAAAATTGATGGTGGATTCCTCTTCCAGGATGGTGACCGGATAGATTGTTCGCCAGAAAACATTCAAGTGGTCACCGAAAAATCGCCCTCCGAAGAGGAATGGAAGGACCTCCTTTTTGCTTTCAAAGTTGCCAAACACGTTAAGTCCAATGCCATTGTTCTGGCGAAAAAGGGACAAACTGTTGGTATCGGAGCAGGACAGATGAGTCGCATTGACGCCATGTACATTGCGGTAAGAAAGGCTCAGGGACGGGAGAAAGGAGCTGTGCTTGCCTCAGATGCATTCTTTCCCTTCAATGATGTTGTCGAAGAAGCAGGAAGATGCGAAATCAAAGCCATTATCCAGCCGGGTGGTTCAATCAGAGACCAGGATTCCATCGACGCCTGTAACCGTTGGGGCATCAGTATGGTCTTTACCGGAGTACGACACTTCAAACACTGA